One window from the genome of Roseofilum reptotaenium CS-1145 encodes:
- a CDS encoding F420-0:Gamma-glutamyl ligase: MIAESIGIGLGGSALLLLWAIENQYRGRPGNELALKFEQWQGEFLAADHYQLVGEAVLINETSTLEIMVPEVSVDVELLSKGSLEGVSWKTRVIPLHSDAPSRDDDYWFAYIVKVGKQTRFKISIEITGPNLDRVQTAWIKVNYVTYGPEGRIPKTGHSVYALQYPDTSQLASGREAEGARVFPIPTHILTDQDDPAAVVERYVLPHAQPGDIVTIGETPIALMQGRLRHPTTVKPGWVAKRICYYFLPTSSLATACGMQTLVDIVGPVRVAFAFVVGALAKALLRKPGVFYQLAGEQARLIDDVTGTLPPFDQFIVLGPEKPEEVVAKIKEKTGLSAAIVDVNDLKAVKILAATPDLSTELLTKALRSNPAGNADEQTPIVLIRPQG, translated from the coding sequence GTGATTGCAGAAAGTATTGGAATTGGTTTAGGAGGTTCAGCTCTCCTGCTTTTATGGGCGATAGAGAATCAGTATCGAGGTCGCCCTGGGAATGAACTGGCCCTGAAGTTTGAACAGTGGCAAGGAGAATTTTTGGCGGCTGACCATTATCAGTTGGTGGGAGAAGCAGTTTTAATCAATGAAACCTCGACCTTGGAAATTATGGTTCCCGAAGTTTCCGTAGACGTGGAACTGCTTAGTAAGGGATCGTTGGAGGGAGTAAGCTGGAAAACTCGCGTGATTCCCCTGCACTCGGATGCTCCGAGTCGAGATGATGATTATTGGTTTGCCTATATTGTCAAAGTGGGTAAACAGACACGGTTCAAAATTAGCATTGAGATTACAGGGCCGAATTTGGATCGGGTGCAAACGGCTTGGATTAAAGTCAATTATGTCACCTATGGTCCAGAAGGGCGGATTCCAAAAACGGGTCATTCGGTCTATGCGCTCCAGTATCCCGATACCTCCCAATTGGCTTCAGGACGAGAGGCAGAAGGGGCGCGGGTGTTTCCGATTCCGACCCATATTTTAACCGATCAGGACGATCCAGCGGCGGTCGTGGAGCGGTATGTTTTGCCTCATGCTCAACCCGGAGATATCGTGACTATTGGAGAAACCCCGATCGCCCTCATGCAAGGTCGGCTGCGCCATCCTACTACGGTAAAACCCGGATGGGTAGCCAAACGGATTTGTTATTATTTTCTCCCGACATCGAGTTTAGCCACGGCTTGCGGAATGCAGACCTTAGTAGATATCGTGGGGCCAGTGCGAGTGGCGTTTGCCTTTGTGGTCGGGGCTTTAGCCAAAGCTCTGTTGCGTAAACCCGGTGTCTTTTATCAACTCGCTGGAGAGCAAGCGCGGTTAATTGATGATGTGACGGGAACCTTGCCCCCCTTCGATCAATTTATTGTTCTGGGGCCAGAGAAACCGGAAGAGGTGGTGGCTAAAATTAAAGAAAAAACGGGATTATCGGCGGCGATCGTGGATGTCAATGACTTGAAAGCCGTTAAAATATTAGCAGCGACCCCAGATTTATCGACGGAGTTGCTCACCAAAGCCCTCAGAAGTAACCCAGCAGGTAATGCTGACGAACAAACCCCCATTGTTCTGATTCGACCCCAAGGGTAG
- a CDS encoding DUF1997 domain-containing protein: MKLQSSLSLEQDHNQSDVILGAVPEYTSLETVAQEEIVKEPFQFSTLAEGKLLFNAHPQTVAEYLDDHQGWFCRCAAPMKVRPISKNGYALIIGQFGAFGYNVEPKVGLEMQPQLQGIYTIDSIPVPNDVDLGYEVDFRSSMELVEAVDRVSEEGRMTYAQWTLDLKVKVYFPQFIHALPQGLIQKTGDRLLAQIVRQVSHCLNHKILKDFHQTYNCPFPRQPKN, encoded by the coding sequence ATGAAGCTTCAATCGAGTTTAAGTTTAGAGCAAGACCACAATCAATCGGATGTAATTTTGGGGGCAGTTCCAGAGTACACGTCATTGGAAACTGTGGCGCAGGAAGAAATCGTCAAGGAACCGTTCCAATTTTCCACATTAGCTGAAGGCAAACTTTTATTTAATGCCCACCCCCAAACCGTTGCTGAGTATCTTGACGATCATCAAGGATGGTTTTGCCGTTGTGCAGCTCCCATGAAAGTTCGCCCGATTAGCAAAAATGGCTATGCTTTAATTATTGGTCAATTCGGTGCATTTGGCTATAATGTGGAGCCAAAAGTCGGCTTGGAAATGCAACCCCAACTGCAAGGGATCTATACGATTGACTCTATTCCTGTCCCCAATGATGTAGATCTCGGCTATGAGGTTGATTTTCGCTCTTCGATGGAGTTAGTAGAAGCGGTCGATCGGGTGAGTGAAGAGGGGAGGATGACTTATGCCCAATGGACGCTAGATTTAAAGGTGAAGGTGTACTTTCCCCAATTTATTCATGCTTTGCCCCAAGGTTTAATTCAAAAAACAGGCGATCGCCTCTTAGCCCAAATTGTACGTCAGGTTTCCCATTGTCTCAATCATAAAATTCTCAAGGACTTTCACCAGACCTACAACTGTCCTTTCCCTCGCCAACCGAAAAATTAG